The stretch of DNA CGTTGCAGTGGCCGCTGGCGAGCGCTAGGGCCAAAATCAGTGAGCCCGAGGCGTGGGTGGCAGCATGTAGACCGGCCAGGGCGAAGGAATCGTGTTCCGCCACGACAGCGCGCAGCTTGGCAAGCACCTGGGGGTCTTGGGTAACGGGCAGGACCCCGTTGGTCACCGCCAGCGGCGCATCGAAGCGGCGTGCCGCCCAGTCCAGCACAGGGTGCCAGATCTCTTTCTGGCGGCGGGCCAGCTCTTGCGGGTGTTCGATCCGATAACATAGGAGATCGGCGCCGCCATAGTCGGCGACTTCGTCGATCACTACCTCGCGTTGGGTCACGACCCAGTCGAGGGCCATGCTAGCGAGGCGCATGAGCGGCATGCTCTCGGGCTCAACGTTCTCACTTTGGGCGTTCCATTCATCGGCGATCGCTTCCGCCAGGACCCGTTTCGGCAGCACCAGAGTCATGTGAGCGGGTGTGCACAGGGGCTTGCCGTCTAAGGTGACGCCATAGCCATCTCCGCAGTCAGATACCGCAGCGATGTCGTAAACACGCTTCACTGCATCTTCGCGACCAGCCCCGCAAGTTCGTCAAACGCATCGAGCACGACGGTCGCGCCCGCATCGTACAAGTCCGCCGCATCGTGATAACCCCAAGCGACGCCGACAGCGGCAACACTGGCAGCGCGCGCCATAGTCATGTCGAAGGTGGTGTCGCCAACCATCACTGTGGTCTCTGGCACCGCGCCGGCCGCAAACATGGCTTGCTCAACCATCGCCGGGTGCGGTTTGCTAGGCGCGTCGTCAGCGGTCTGCAGAACCGTAAAGCGATCATGCAAGCCGAACCGCTCCAAGATCGAGTCGAGGCCGCGGCGCGACTTGCCTGTCGCCATACCCAGGATATAGCCGTTCGCTTTCAGGTTATCGATTGCCGCCAGCGCACCATCGAAAAGCTCGCCTTGCGGCTCGCCGGCAAGACGCCGCGCGAGATGGGCGTCCTTGTAGGCTTCTGCCAACCGGCGACACTCGATAGCCTCCGCCTGCGGTAGCAATTTCGCCATCGCTGCCGGCAACGACAGGCCGACAACGCGCCGCACTGCAGCATTTTCTGGCGGGGCCAAGCTGCACGCAACGAAAGCATCGGCCATGGCCGCAACGATAGCGGCTTGACTGTCGACCAGGGTGCCGTCGCAGTCGAGTAGCACCAGGCGCACGAGTTCGCTCATGCGGCAGCCTCGTCGAAGCCAAGCGCGGCAAAGGTCTTGACCATATGCGCCGGTAAAGGCGCGGTTAGGCGCAGGTTACCGCTATCACGAGACAGCACAAGCTCGCGGGCGTGCAGGTGCAGTTGCTTGTGCCGGGGACCACCATATTTTCGGTCGCCGAGGATCGGCGCGCCGATCAGCGCACAATGAACACGCAATTGATGGGTGCGCCCGGTCAGCGGCGACAACACCAGCCAGGCCCTGCCCTCGGTCGCAGAGACAGTCCGATAATGGGTCACGGCGGGACGCCCGGTGGCATCCTCTTCGACACGCTCAGTCCCCTTCGTGAGCGGGCGATCTATCTCGCCAGCAGCCGAACGCGGGACGCCAGCCACGACCGCCCAATAGGTCTTGGCCACTTCGCCGTCGCGAAATAGGCGGGTTAGGTCGCGGGCAGCGTGGCGATGGCGAGCCAGAAGCAGCACGCCGCTGGTCTCCTTGTCGAGTCGGTGCACGAGGCGCGGCGGCTCCTCGGCGTCGAAGCGCAACGCCTCGGATAGCGCATCGAGATGACGACGCTGGCCGCTACCACCCTGCACCGCAAGTCCAGCCGGCTTGTTCAGTGCCAGCATGTTGTTATCGCGATACAGTACGCGCGCGCGCAGATCATCGCGCGTTGCCGCATCAACCGGCGGCGCCTTGCCCTGTGTTGGAGCCGGCCCGCCCACCGGCGGCACGCGCACTATTTGTCCGGCAAGCAAGCGCATGTTCGCTTTAGCCCTATGCCCATCGACCCGTACCTGACCGGTGCGCAACAGCTTCTGTAACCGACTGTGGGTTACGCTCGGATAATAGCGGGAAAACCAACGATCCAAGCGCAGTGAATCGTCGTCTCCCACAACTTTTACCGTCGTTACACCGCCCATCCGATAATCCCGCGCACCAACGACATTCCAAAGACTAGTCCGGCAATACAAAGCACCACAGAGGCCACGATGTAGCCCATGGCGGGCAACGTCGCGTCACGCTGTACCAGTTCCACGACATCGAGCGAGAAAGTGGAGAAGGTGGTGAATGAACCGAGCACGCCAACCACAAGCATAGCCCTCAATTCTGGGCTCGGCGACCAGACCAGGGCCCCAAGCTCGACAAGCACACCCACGGCCAGCGAGCCCAGCACGTTTACCACCAGCGTGCCGATGGGGAAACCGTACCCCAGCCAATGGCCGATGCCGTTTACAACCAGATAGCGCCCGACCGCACCGATGGCACCACCCGCAGCAACAACCAGAACCGTGTTCATGTTCCGCCCCCTCCTTCGCTGGCCAGACGCTCACGTAACTCGGCCCAATAGGCAAGACGCTTGCTAACTTCGTGCTCGAAACCGCGCTCGACCGGGCGGTAGAACTGCTGGCGTGGCATATCATCAGGGAAATAGGATTGGCCCGAAAAACCCTCATCGCTGTCATGGTCGTAGGCGTAGCCGGCACCATAGCCGAGATCGCGCATCAGGCTGGTGGGCGCGTTGAGGATGTGTTTCGGTGGCATCAGCGAGCCGGACTCCTTGGCAGCCCCAGAGGCCGCTACCATGGCGCGATAAACGGCGTTGGACTTGGGCGCAATAGCCAGATAGATCACGGCCTGGGCGATGGCCAGTTCCCCTTCCGGCGAGCCGACGAAATGATAGGCATCCTTGGCCGCCAGCACCTGCGCCAGAGCCTGGGGATCCGCGAGCCCGATATCCTCCGAGGCGAAGCGCACCAAACGGCGGATAATATAGAGCGGGTCCTCACCGCCCGCTAGCATGCGTGCCAACCAATAGAGGGCTGCATCGACGTCCGAGCCCCGCAGGCTTTTGTGCAGGGCGCTGACAAGATTGTAGTGACCTTCCTGCGCCTTGTCGTAGACCGGCGCCCGCTTCTGCACGACGCGGCTAAGCACCGCTACGTCAAGAGGGTTCTCCGGCATCACCTGGGAGACCGCCTCAAACATATTGAGCAGTGCCCGACCATCACCGTCGGCCATGCCCAACAATGCGGTACGCGCATCGTCAGTGAGCGGTAAGGGGGCTCCTAGAACGGCTTCAGCGCGAACCAACAGCGCCTCCAGCGCAGCTTGGTCCAGGCGGTTGAATACCAATACCTGGCAGCGCGACAACAGCGCTGCATTAAGCTCGAATGACGGGTTCTCCGTGGTGGCGCCGACCAACACCACAGTGCCCACCTCGACGGTAGGCAGAAAGGCATCCTGCTGAGCGCGATTGAAGCGGTGTACCTCGTCCACAAAGAGCAGCGTACCGCGACCTTCGCGATGGCGCGCCTTGGCGGCGGCGAAAACCTTACGCAGATCAGCCATCCCAGAGAAAACTGCCGACAGGGACTCAAACTCCAGGTCGCAGGCATCGGCCAGCAAATTGGCGATGGTCGTCTTACCGCAGCCAGGCGGGCCCCAGAGAACGATTGAAGCGAGCCGTTGCGCCGCCACCATGCGCGCCAACGGTGCCTCGGGCACCAGCAGGTGGTCCTGGCCCAGCACCTCGTCGAGGCTTTGTGGACGCAAACGGTCGGCAAGGGGCCGCGGTGCCGCATCCTCCAATCCCGCCGCTTCAAACAGGGTTGCCATCACCCAGACACGGTCACGCGTAGCACCTCGCCTTTGCGACGAATGGCGACGGTCCATTCATTGCGTGCACGCCCGAGCACCTCGGCGAGCGTCTCGGTGAGATCTATATCGACGCCAGCAACGGTTAACACCACATCGCCCACCCTGAGTCCGATGCGCGCAGCCGGACCGTGCTCGATCTTGAGCACCAGCACCCCCATGGCATCCCGCGCCAGACCAAGCTCATCGGCAAGCGCTGGTGACAAATTGGCTACCGTCGCGCCAGCGAACGGATGGCGGCCCGTAAGGCGACGCACGTCAGCAGGTGGATCCTGCGGCGGCCGTATGAGCACCACACTCACATCGCGCCTGCCGCCGCCGTCAAGCACGCCGAACACGGCTTTGTCACCTATGCCGCGGGTGCGCAAACGAAAATCGAAGCCGTCCCGATCGAAGATATCGCGGCCATCCACGGCCACCAGCACATCGCCAACGCGCAATCCTGCCGCTCTCGCGGGACCCGAGGGGTGTAAGCCCTTGACCAGCACGCCGATCGGTCGCTCGAGGCCGAGCGACTGGGCAATATCGGCAGTGACCGACTGCAATGAGATGCCAACCCAGGGCCGCACAGCACGCCCGCCCGCCACCATCTCGGCAACCACTATCCTCACCAGATTGGCGGGAATGGCAAAGCCGATGCCGATCGAGCCGCCGCCGCGCGAGATGATGGCAGTATTCACGCCGATCAGGCGGCCGTCGAGAGTGACCAGTGCGCCACCAGAGTTGCCCGGGTTGATGGCCGCGTCGGTCTGGATGAAGGCAGCGCCGCTCAATCCCGCCGCCCTCGTGCGCGTTTGAGCCGAGACGATACCGCTGGTCACTGTCTGGCCAACACCAAAGGGATTGCCGACGGCAAGCACGATGTCGCCGACCTCTATCTGGTCGGAATCGCCGAATTCGATGAAGGGCAGCGGTCTATCGCCGCCATCGATGCGCATTACCGCAAGGTCGCTCGATTCATCGCTGCCAATGAGCTCCGCTACCATTTCGCGGCGGTCGGCGAGCACCACCACGACCTCGTCCGCATCCTGCACCACATGGTGGTTGGTAACGATGACCCCGTCGGCGCTGACGATGACGCCCGAACCGAGCGAGTTCTCGATACGCTCGCGTGACATGTCCGGAAAGACGCGGCCGAAGAACTGCTCAAAGAAGGGGTCGCCGGCAAACGGGCTCTGGAAGCGCGAGGCAACAATGCGGCGAGCATAAATGTTGACTACGGCCGGCGAGACTGCCCGCACCACAGGCGCGTAGGAAAGCTGCAACTCCGCAACATCGCGCGGCACCACCTGCTCGGTCGCGAACCCAGCAGCGGGAAGGACGAGAAACAGAACGAGGTATCGCAGAAAGGTCATAACCCAATTCTAGCGTGTTTCCGCTCGACACAGGGAGCACCAAGTCGTGCCCTGCCGGCGACGCAAAAAAGGGCGTCCCATAATGGAGCCGCCCTCGTTGTTCGTGATCCCGAAAATGTCGCTCAGGCGACTGCGGCCTGGGCCTCTTCCTCATCGATGTCTTCGCGCTCAGGCACGGGGCCGGAATCCTGACCCTTAGCGTCAGGGTCGCGGTCGACCAGTTCTATGACCGCCATGGGCGCCGAGTCGCCGTAGCGAAACCCCGCCCGCACAATACGAGTATAGCCCCCGGAGCGCCCCTCGTAGCGCTCGCGTAAGGTGGTAAAGAGCTTCCCCACCAGCGCGACATCGCCCCCAAGCTTGGCGAGAGCCTGGCGCCGGGCGTGCAGGCTATTGCGCTTGCCAAGCGTGATCAGGCGATCGACGAATGGCCGCAAATCCTTGGCCTTAGGCAAGGTCGTGGTGATTTGTTCGTGCTTGATCAGCGCCGCCGCCATGTTCGAGAACATGGCCTTGCGGTGCGAGCCGGTGCGGTTCAGCTTGCGGCCCCTCAAACGATGACGCATCGGTTTCTCCCTAGAACGGCTCCTCGAGTCGCTTGGCCATATCTTCGATATTCTCCGGTGGCCAATCCGGTATCTGCATGCCGAGATGCAGCCCCATATGCGCCAACACTTCCTTGATCTCGTTCAGGGATTTGCGGCCAAAGTTAGGTGTGCGCAGCATCTCGCCCTCGGTTTTCTGCACAAGATCGCCGATATAGATAATGTTG from Alphaproteobacteria bacterium encodes:
- a CDS encoding HAD-IA family hydrolase, producing the protein MSELVRLVLLDCDGTLVDSQAAIVAAMADAFVACSLAPPENAAVRRVVGLSLPAAMAKLLPQAEAIECRRLAEAYKDAHLARRLAGEPQGELFDGALAAIDNLKANGYILGMATGKSRRGLDSILERFGLHDRFTVLQTADDAPSKPHPAMVEQAMFAAGAVPETTVMVGDTTFDMTMARAASVAAVGVAWGYHDAADLYDAGATVVLDAFDELAGLVAKMQ
- a CDS encoding replication-associated recombination protein A, with product MATLFEAAGLEDAAPRPLADRLRPQSLDEVLGQDHLLVPEAPLARMVAAQRLASIVLWGPPGCGKTTIANLLADACDLEFESLSAVFSGMADLRKVFAAAKARHREGRGTLLFVDEVHRFNRAQQDAFLPTVEVGTVVLVGATTENPSFELNAALLSRCQVLVFNRLDQAALEALLVRAEAVLGAPLPLTDDARTALLGMADGDGRALLNMFEAVSQVMPENPLDVAVLSRVVQKRAPVYDKAQEGHYNLVSALHKSLRGSDVDAALYWLARMLAGGEDPLYIIRRLVRFASEDIGLADPQALAQVLAAKDAYHFVGSPEGELAIAQAVIYLAIAPKSNAVYRAMVAASGAAKESGSLMPPKHILNAPTSLMRDLGYGAGYAYDHDSDEGFSGQSYFPDDMPRQQFYRPVERGFEHEVSKRLAYWAELRERLASEGGGGT
- a CDS encoding RluA family pseudouridine synthase, with protein sequence MGGVTTVKVVGDDDSLRLDRWFSRYYPSVTHSRLQKLLRTGQVRVDGHRAKANMRLLAGQIVRVPPVGGPAPTQGKAPPVDAATRDDLRARVLYRDNNMLALNKPAGLAVQGGSGQRRHLDALSEALRFDAEEPPRLVHRLDKETSGVLLLARHRHAARDLTRLFRDGEVAKTYWAVVAGVPRSAAGEIDRPLTKGTERVEEDATGRPAVTHYRTVSATEGRAWLVLSPLTGRTHQLRVHCALIGAPILGDRKYGGPRHKQLHLHARELVLSRDSGNLRLTAPLPAHMVKTFAALGFDEAAA
- the rplQ gene encoding 50S ribosomal protein L17 — its product is MRHRLRGRKLNRTGSHRKAMFSNMAAALIKHEQITTTLPKAKDLRPFVDRLITLGKRNSLHARRQALAKLGGDVALVGKLFTTLRERYEGRSGGYTRIVRAGFRYGDSAPMAVIELVDRDPDAKGQDSGPVPEREDIDEEEAQAAVA
- the crcB gene encoding fluoride efflux transporter CrcB, with the translated sequence MNTVLVVAAGGAIGAVGRYLVVNGIGHWLGYGFPIGTLVVNVLGSLAVGVLVELGALVWSPSPELRAMLVVGVLGSFTTFSTFSLDVVELVQRDATLPAMGYIVASVVLCIAGLVFGMSLVRGIIGWAV
- a CDS encoding ATP12 family protein, which translates into the protein MKRVYDIAAVSDCGDGYGVTLDGKPLCTPAHMTLVLPKRVLAEAIADEWNAQSENVEPESMPLMRLASMALDWVVTQREVVIDEVADYGGADLLCYRIEHPQELARRQKEIWHPVLDWAARRFDAPLAVTNGVLPVTQDPQVLAKLRAVVAEHDSFALAGLHAATHASGSLILALALASGHCNAAAVAVASQLDEAYQAEKWGRDAEAEARLAALKVQLHDAERFLTLLGAATPDTSR
- a CDS encoding Do family serine endopeptidase, which codes for MTFLRYLVLFLVLPAAGFATEQVVPRDVAELQLSYAPVVRAVSPAVVNIYARRIVASRFQSPFAGDPFFEQFFGRVFPDMSRERIENSLGSGVIVSADGVIVTNHHVVQDADEVVVVLADRREMVAELIGSDESSDLAVMRIDGGDRPLPFIEFGDSDQIEVGDIVLAVGNPFGVGQTVTSGIVSAQTRTRAAGLSGAAFIQTDAAINPGNSGGALVTLDGRLIGVNTAIISRGGGSIGIGFAIPANLVRIVVAEMVAGGRAVRPWVGISLQSVTADIAQSLGLERPIGVLVKGLHPSGPARAAGLRVGDVLVAVDGRDIFDRDGFDFRLRTRGIGDKAVFGVLDGGGRRDVSVVLIRPPQDPPADVRRLTGRHPFAGATVANLSPALADELGLARDAMGVLVLKIEHGPAARIGLRVGDVVLTVAGVDIDLTETLAEVLGRARNEWTVAIRRKGEVLRVTVSG